The sequence TCAAGCCCTAAGTTTTTCATAAATTGACCCATTTGTGCAGTTAACGAGCCGTGATCTATAAACGCAACTTTTGTATCAGGGTGTTTAGCCATGTAAGCTCCAAAAACATTTTGTCCAAGTGTTGCGTCTTTGTTTATTTCAGGTGAAATTTCAATATAGTCAACAACTATTCCATTTTGTTCCAAAACTTCTATCATAGCTTTTGCTCTAAGTCCGCGTTCAGGTTGGCTTAATAGCCCCCAAACTAAAGCTTTATCGCCTTTTTTTAGTTTAAGATATCTAATTGCTTCATTACCCATAGCAATGCCTGAAGAGTAGTTGTCACTTCCTGCATAACCAAAGCCTTTAGAGCCATTTTCTTTTCTTGTCTCCTTAAGTGGAGTGTCTATTGAAGTTACGTATATTCCATCTTTTATAGCTTTATCTATCAAAGGCTTGTAGATTTCATCTCCTGGATGTCCCATTACAACTATTCCATCTGGTTTTGTTGCACTATAAGTTCTAAAGTTTTCAAGCATTTTATTTGGATTCCAGTCTGAAAAATAGACTTTCAAATCCACATTTAAATCTTTAGCCGCAGCTTTTGCTCCATTTGATATAACGGTTCCAAATGCATCTCCTGCACTTCCGCCTGCATCAAAATATATAGTTAGTTTGTCTTTCGCATTTGCAAAAGAGAACGCTAGAATTAAACTAAGTAGTAGTTTTTTCATTTTTTCTCCTAAGATTGTTATTTTGAATTAAGATTATCATTATACAAAAAAATAATAAATAAACTTATATCTAATTGATAAATTATATTTTGTTACTCAGATATACAAATTTCACCATTTTTTATTGATTTTATAGTAAAAAAAGTAACTATACTAACTAGCATAATTAGACCAACAAAACTAAAAATACTACCCATTATAAACCAGTTATTATGAGTTAATTCATAGGCTTTTGAAAATGCTAAACTTGCTGCAGCTATAGGAAAAGTAAAAGCCCACCAAGATAGGAAAAATTTCATCTTTAAAAAGTTTTTATACATAAAAAGTATCAAAACTACAAAAAATATAGTTAAATTTAAAAATATATATGACATCGCATCAAAACTATTTGTTAGTTTTATATATCCAACAAAAGCTATCGCAGGAGGTGCTATAATTATAAAAAGTGTTGGCATAAACTTTTTAGCAAGCTGGTCGTGGAAGATGATTCTATAAAATATAATGGTAAATAAAATAATCCAAAAAAATAGCCCTATAGAAAAATAATACCATACAAATGGTGCGTTATTTATATCTGCAAGTGGAACAAGCAAATTTCCAACTATTGGTATAAACCAAGCGGGATTTGAGTGGTTTATTGAGAGGTTATTGTTTATCCAAAATGATACAACATAAAATGTTAAAAAGGTTTGTATAGCTAGTCCTAAATAAAAAAATGCACTATAAACAGAAGTGTTGGTTTTCCAAAAAATAGAAAGCAATAAAAGCGAAATAGAAAAAGCTGCAAAAAAGTTAATTTTTATAGGGTGAAAAAACTCCTTTTTTACCTCTTGTGGGTATTTAATTAATTTTATAAGATAAATTACCGAAATTATAAAAAATAGTGTAGTTGTAAAGTATTTTATGCACTCAAAAACTACATTTGACAGATGAAAAAAATGGTTAAGTCTTTCATAAGACATTCCAAGTCCACTAAAACCCATAATAGTTGCAAAAAACATTATAGGGAAATTTTGCAATTTTGAGACCTCTTTTTTTACTAAATTTGGTGTTTCATTCATTTTATACCTTTTAAATTATTTTTTATACAATCTTATCTATAATGTTATAATAATTTAGTGATAAAATCACAAAAGGTTGAATATGCTTAGTAAAGAAGATATTTATTTTTTACAAAAAAACTTTTTAGATAAGTTTAATTTTGAAAAAGAAGATACGGAAGAAATCATAAAAAATACCAAAAATAAATTTATGAAAAAAGATGAAATTTTATATCAAAATAGCAGTGAATGCAACGGCTATATAATTGTTAAAAGTGGAATTTTAAGGGCATATATAAGTTCAAATAAATTTAAAGAGATTACGGTTTTTGTATTG is a genomic window of Campylobacter blaseri containing:
- a CDS encoding SLAC1 anion channel family protein: MNETPNLVKKEVSKLQNFPIMFFATIMGFSGLGMSYERLNHFFHLSNVVFECIKYFTTTLFFIISVIYLIKLIKYPQEVKKEFFHPIKINFFAAFSISLLLLSIFWKTNTSVYSAFFYLGLAIQTFLTFYVVSFWINNNLSINHSNPAWFIPIVGNLLVPLADINNAPFVWYYFSIGLFFWIILFTIIFYRIIFHDQLAKKFMPTLFIIIAPPAIAFVGYIKLTNSFDAMSYIFLNLTIFFVVLILFMYKNFLKMKFFLSWWAFTFPIAAASLAFSKAYELTHNNWFIMGSIFSFVGLIMLVSIVTFFTIKSIKNGEICISE
- a CDS encoding substrate-binding domain-containing protein, translating into MKKLLLSLILAFSFANAKDKLTIYFDAGGSAGDAFGTVISNGAKAAAKDLNVDLKVYFSDWNPNKMLENFRTYSATKPDGIVVMGHPGDEIYKPLIDKAIKDGIYVTSIDTPLKETRKENGSKGFGYAGSDNYSSGIAMGNEAIRYLKLKKGDKALVWGLLSQPERGLRAKAMIEVLEQNGIVVDYIEISPEINKDATLGQNVFGAYMAKHPDTKVAFIDHGSLTAQMGQFMKNLGLDKDKLSIAGFSLSPATLAGIKDGYVDIIGDAQPFFQGYFSIVQIYMSKKYGFSGFHVDTGGGFVTKENIDMIEPLIKQGIR